One region of Halohasta litchfieldiae genomic DNA includes:
- a CDS encoding transcription initiation factor IIB yields the protein MVSPDSRQITESFQTQQVDDTAENIEPDEVDAEDVVQTADGELIHEPTGLVLEEDQIDHGPEWRAFTHSDRQEVSRVGAPISQNFHDKGLTTTIDWKNQDASGRSLSSQKQNQMRRLRKWQDRIRTQNTGERNLQLALSEIDRMTSALGIPDTVQQVAAVMYRRALNEDLIRGRSIEGVSTALLYAACRQEGIPRSLEEVAEVSRVDRKKIGRTYRHVANDLSLKMKPADPKQYVPRFASELGLSEQTRRKAKSVIDTTAEEGLLSGKSPTGFAAAAIYIASRLCNERRIQREIADVANVSEITVRNRYQEQMEVLDQNS from the coding sequence ATGGTATCTCCCGACAGTCGACAAATTACTGAGAGCTTTCAGACCCAACAAGTTGATGATACAGCCGAGAACATTGAGCCAGATGAAGTCGACGCTGAAGACGTTGTACAGACAGCAGATGGTGAGTTGATTCACGAACCTACAGGACTCGTTCTTGAGGAAGACCAAATCGACCATGGACCAGAGTGGCGAGCATTCACTCATTCAGATCGCCAAGAAGTGTCACGTGTTGGAGCACCTATCTCGCAAAATTTCCATGACAAAGGACTCACAACAACTATCGACTGGAAAAATCAAGATGCATCTGGCCGATCACTTTCTTCTCAAAAGCAGAATCAAATGCGCCGACTACGGAAATGGCAGGACCGTATCCGGACCCAAAACACAGGTGAGCGAAATCTTCAACTCGCACTAAGTGAGATTGATCGAATGACAAGTGCCCTTGGGATTCCAGATACGGTTCAGCAAGTTGCTGCAGTTATGTATCGACGGGCTCTCAATGAAGATTTGATTCGTGGACGATCTATCGAAGGTGTCTCGACTGCACTGTTATATGCGGCCTGTCGACAAGAGGGAATTCCTCGAAGCCTCGAAGAAGTCGCCGAGGTCTCCCGGGTCGACCGCAAGAAAATCGGGCGGACCTACCGACATGTTGCCAACGATTTAAGCCTTAAAATGAAGCCTGCTGACCCAAAACAGTACGTACCGCGATTTGCCTCCGAATTAGGTCTCAGCGAACAGACCCGTAGAAAAGCTAAAAGCGTAATCGATACCACTGCCGAGGAAGGTCTTCTCTCTGGGAAATCTCCCACAGGGTTTGCAGCTGCCGCGATCTACATCGCATCACGGCTCTGTAATGAAAGACGGATTCAACGAGAAATTGCTGATGTCGCAAATGTATCTGAGATTACTGTTCGAAATCGCTATCAAGAACAGATGGAGGTATTGGATCAAAATAGCTAA
- a CDS encoding response regulator produces MTVPEVLLVEDSEFMSMRIIETLEDSHNMSLTAVGTAAEARDSLIDNTFDCIVVNYELPDETGVELADSLNPSGREPVVPIILLTGRELEPIAADAIEKGVTEFVYKGDHATANMDVLANRIRVVLKTHSLPGESN; encoded by the coding sequence ATGACTGTACCAGAAGTGCTCCTCGTTGAAGACAGCGAGTTCATGTCGATGCGTATTATTGAGACATTAGAAGACAGCCATAATATGTCACTCACGGCTGTCGGGACAGCCGCCGAAGCGAGAGACAGTCTCATCGACAATACATTCGACTGTATTGTTGTCAATTATGAACTCCCAGACGAAACGGGGGTAGAACTAGCTGATTCATTGAATCCATCGGGGAGGGAACCAGTAGTACCCATTATTCTGCTGACGGGCCGGGAGCTCGAACCGATCGCCGCCGATGCAATTGAGAAAGGGGTGACAGAATTCGTCTACAAAGGTGACCACGCTACGGCCAATATGGATGTCTTAGCAAATCGAATCCGAGTTGTTCTCAAAACTCACAGTCTTCCTGGAGAATCGAACTAA
- a CDS encoding sulfurtransferase: MTVDPRNSYTVSSSWVQSQLDEIQKEDSSVRLLEIGCNPERYRRGHIPGAIALNWDHEMSQISGSHRIERETFEEVMGKCGITENTTLILYSDERNWHAFHAFWICWYFGHEKLRLMKGGKSSWEQNGFELTKNIRSVSETTYTVDRRCEGLDCSIVRIG, from the coding sequence ATGACTGTTGACCCACGCAATTCGTATACAGTGAGCTCATCATGGGTACAGTCCCAGCTTGATGAGATTCAAAAAGAGGATTCGTCGGTACGGTTACTAGAAATAGGTTGTAATCCTGAAAGATATAGACGTGGGCATATCCCCGGAGCAATAGCTCTTAATTGGGATCATGAGATGTCTCAAATTTCTGGAAGCCACCGTATTGAGAGAGAAACATTTGAGGAGGTCATGGGAAAGTGCGGCATTACTGAAAACACAACGCTGATTCTCTACAGTGATGAGCGTAATTGGCATGCATTTCATGCATTCTGGATCTGCTGGTACTTTGGACACGAGAAGTTACGCTTGATGAAAGGTGGAAAGTCCAGCTGGGAACAAAACGGGTTCGAACTTACGAAGAATATTCGCTCAGTGAGTGAAACCACCTATACGGTTGATAGAAGATGTGAAGGACTTGATTGTAGTATTGTAAGAATTGGCTGA